The nucleotide sequence TACTGACTGTCGTACGTCATTTAGGTCTTTACTGACTACCGTACGTCATTTAGGTCTTTGCTGACTGCCGAACGTCATTTAGGTCTTTACTGACTATCGTACGTCATTTAGGTCTTTACTGACTGTCATACGTCATTTAGGTCTTTACTGACTGTCGTACGTCATTTAGGTCTTTACTGACTGTCATACGTCATTTAGGTCTTTACTGACTGCCGTACGTCATTAAGGTCTTTACTCACTGCCGTACGTCATTTAGGTCTTTGCTTACTGCCTATGTCAATAAGGTCTTTACTGACTGCCGTGCCTCATTAAGGTCTTTACTGACCGCCGTACGTCATTAAGGTCTTTACTCACTGCCGTACGTCATTAAGGTCTTTACTGACTGCCGTACGTCATTCAGGTCTTTACTGACTGCCGTACGTCATTTAGGTCATTACTGACTGCCTACGTTATTTAGGTCTTTACTGACTGTCATACGTCATTTAGGTCTTTACTGACTGTCATACGTCATTTAGGTCTTTACTGACTGCCGTACGTCATTAAGGTCTTTACTCACTGCCGTACGTCATTTAGGTCTTTGCTTACTGCCTATGTCAATAAGGTCTTTACTGACTGCCGTGCCTCATTAAGGTCTTTACTGACCGCCGTACGTCATTAAGGTCTTTACTGACTGCCGTACGTCATTTAGGTCTTTACTGACTGCCGTACGTCATTAAGGTCTTTACTCACTGCCGTACGTCATTAAGGTCTTTACTGACTGCCGTACGTCATTGAGGTCTTTACTCACTGCCGTACGTCATTTAGGTCTTTACTGACTGCCGTACGTCATTTAGGTCTTTACTCACTGCCGTGCGTCCTTAAGGTCTTTACTGACTGCCGTACGTCATTTAGGTCTTTACTGACTGCCGTACGTCAGTTAGGTCTTTACTGACTGCCTTACGTCATTTAGGTCTTTACTGACTGCCGTACGTCATTTAGGTCTTTACTGACTGCCGTACGTCATTTAGGTCTTTACTGACTACCGTACGTCATTTAGGTCTTTACTGACTGCCGTACGTCATTTAGGTCTTTACTGACTGCCGTACGTCAGTTAGGTCTTTACTGACTGCCGTACGTCAGTTAGGTCTTTACTGACTGCCTTACGTCATTTAGGTCTTTACTGACTGCCGTACGTCATTTAAGTCTTTACTGACTGCCGAAAGTCATTTAGGTCTTTACTGACTGCCGTACGTCATTTAGGTCTTTACAGACTGCCGTACGTCATTTAGGTCTTTACTGACTGCCGTACGTCATTTAGGTCTTTACTGACTGCCTACGTTATTTAGGTCTTTACTGACTGCCGTGCGTCATTTAGGTCTTTACTGACTGCCGTACGTCATTGAGATCTTTACTGACTGCCGTGCGTCATTAAGGTCTTTACTCACTGCCGTACGTCATTTAGGTCTTTACTGACTGCCGTTCGTCATTAAGGTCTTTACTGACTGCCGTGCGTCATTTAGGTCTTTACTCACTGCCGTACGTCATTTAGGTCTTTACTGACTGTCGTACGTCAGTTAGGTCTTTAAAGACTGCCGTACGTCATTTAGGTCTTTACTCACTGCCGTACGTCAGTTAGGTCTTTAAAGACTGCCGTACGTCATTTAGGTCTTTACTCACTGCCGTACGTCAGTGAGGTCTTTAAAGACTGCCGTACGTCATTTAGGTCTTTACTGACTGTCGTATGTCATTCAGGTCTTTACTCACTGCCGTACGTCATTTAGGTCTTTACTGACTGTCGTATGTCATTCAGGTCTTTACTCACTGCCGTACGTCAGTTAGGTCTTTACTCACTGCCGTACGTCAGTTAGGTCTTTAAAGACTGCCCTACGCCATTAAGATCATTACAGACTGCCGTACGTAATTTAGGTCTTTTCTCACTGCAGTACgtcatttaagtttttaatgacTGCAATACGTCGTTAAGCTCTTTACAGACTGCAGTACgtaatttaagtttttaatgacTGCAGTACGTCTTTAAGCTCTTTACAGACTGCAGTACgtcatttaagtttttaatgacTGCAGTACGTCTTTAAGCTCTTTACAGACTGCAGTACgtcatttaagtttttaatgacTGCAGTTCGTCATTTAGGTTTTCAGTAACTACTTAAGTAagacgatttttttttcaaatattataaacgGTAGCATTCACTAACCCTGTTCAAACTAAAAATAAGTATTGTTAAATGTCTTTTAGTGCTTTTGTTCATTGTTGCGGTCGAGTGTAGGCtaaaatttgccattttattttgttcagtCCGGTCGCATTAAACAAAAATCTACAATCGTATTTGAGAATGGCATTGGCGAAGTATATTGGTACATATTGGCTAAATGTATGGCGCATATTTTCGTGACCAGGCGGCGCTGACAAAACGATTTCGGATCGATATTAATTGCAATCCTGGTTTGGGGTGCCAACAATATGCATTTATAAGGTAACACAGGACGTGTTAAGTAAGAGCAGGCGGTTCACCTTTTTCGAGTTAATGGAATGTTGctaacaattattgataaaataaacttATCAATTATCTCAGTATGTTCCCCAGTTgaacattgtattgttatatgTAATCTTTATCATGACGTTAGTGTTTTCATGAGATTCTACAGCAAGGTGTTAACAGATTTAATACATTCTGAAATGTACAACCTCCTagccaggggcggatccaggattcgacATAAGAGGGGGCGAAACTTAGGCTCGTACCCTTtagacttgcgcccctcccgcTGAAACGCTATTAatatggtttaaagtgttggcaggtgAAGGGTTGGGGGTCCTCCCctatgaacattttaacaatttctagtccgcaatggtgcattttgggcgtattttattacttttattctcctttattgaaatagaaaataaactcGGACGATTAGAGGTAAGGGGGGGGGAGTGCGCCGCGTgcgaccccccccccaaaccgCTTATGCTAGCAGAAATTTAATCGGTATTTATAAGATTCATTATGACATGTACAATGAACCAAAATGGCCAGGGAGTATCCACACTGCTTTCGAattgaacaaaatttaagtttattcagtAAACTCATATCATACATGCATAACAAAATTAGAATtgcaatgaatattttatacagTTACACATAAAGAGGCTTTGaccataatataataattaacatcatgGCATAAAATGCGGTCGTTCGTACAGGCGGTCATTCGAGAACCGGCAGTCCCTCGAGATCGGAGCTTGGTTCCGAACCTTATTCCTtctattcatataaaatatactgactgcgtcgaaacctaaataagtcGAGTAGTCGAgtatattgtatacattaacttttttaatgatacatttcataaatgtacacaactttgaaaacataatatattcTGGTTTTAACAGCAACCACACAGCAATTGTTGATGGTGTActcataaacatgtatttaattagAACGTCAGCAATTGTAATACAATGTTAAGCATGATATGTACACAAACATTGGGATTCCAAattaaaaattacattttgcGAGTTctatttaaaatcatgtttaaatgaCACGGTTTTATTTATAGTACTTTATTAGTTCAGTCAGAGCGTAAAACCACAAGGGCAGGGTGCGTTCTATGCAAATATaacagaaaagaaataaaacaaataattttttgtAAGTTATCATAAGTTACAGTTCtcccattattattattattatgagcCAGTCACTTGTAACCACGGCCACCAGGTCcggggaaggggggggggggggtagcgGGGAAAATGGACCGTGTTTCTACCTTTCATGTGGCCcacagtgccgagtgaatgcagTGGGGGGTTTTTTACGCCGAAAACTCAAAATCAGATATAAGATCTTGACAGTACGGCTTGGTTTAAGATTTTCGGATTCccaactgctaaattaaattccTACGCCATCTACTTGCAGCCGGTATTTAAAGTGTActgatttctgacattgtaaaccgtccatatacataaCAGATAGGTATATTAACTGCCGAATAGATAAGCGCACGTGACCAATCTAACATAAGTGACTCAACTCgtatatcataattttaaaaggCTTATAACTATAAATCATTTTGGTGAATACTGTCTGTAGAAAAGGCTGTACTAATAACCGTTTCGGGTAGATCATTTTTCTAATGGACTTTTACTTCTGTTTGCGTGGATTTACTCTTGGTGAATGCAGGAAATAGGTAAAGCATCTTTAACCCTTTGaggaataattatattattcatGTAGTCAATATTTATAAGGCCGTAACTAATGAATATACAGAAGTGCGTTTTAATACTGCAGAAagtatttttaatcataatttgGTTTATGATCTACTGATCTGTAGTTCTATCGTGtcttaataatgataattttatggCAGGCTGATTTTACTTGATTTACGCTTCAACTCTCCACTACTTAGGGTTTTCATGGGATCCCATGACTCGTACTACTATGTTTATTCGCACCttggtgaaaaaaataaacattgacttgaattgatttaaatatattgacatttgtAAGCGGTatgagtttttttaattttttttatttcatgtaacatattattgaatgatgattgttaaaataaataggtTGCTTTGGTCATAATTGTAATGTTGTCAGTGTTATGTATATAACAGACCCAAAACGGGATGGTTTAATAtagctttattacattcatactcATACGCACATGATCTTGAATCTAATCAATAACTGAACTATCAACATACATGCAACTGTTAGCCAGAGGCGGGCTTATCATACACAGAGGCGGGTTTATCAATACTGGGCTCTCATTGGCCACTACAATAATTAAGGTACTATTTTGGTCTTTCAACTTGCGCTAACATTgtaccaaacatattttttaatgcgTAGTATCTTTTAAAACAAGGTTGGTATGTTGAAATGGTCTGATTGTAGCATATTTTCTCAAAGTTTCAATCAATTGTCACGGAGGCTAGATAAGTCTAGTATGAGTCAACTTTACATCGTTTACCACTAATAATTTAAGACTACAACTGTATTCTGAACGTTCGCTGATATATGTATTACAATTACACACGACATACCCTTTTTCAGGCCTGTTCTTCACTATGAAACAACTTCCTAAACAGAAAAAGTGTTTGCTAGGCTTTCCAGACTAGTGTACGTGTCTGCCTTAGTTGGACAATTATAAATTGACAGCTAAGCAACAGCAATGAAATTTCAACGCAACACGGAAGCCATACTGCTTCCAGTATTACTGTTATATTACATAGCAGTGGCTTCTGGTTTCGAATGTCCACCGGAAGCCATACTGCTTTCAGTATTACTGTTATATTACATAGCAGTGGCTTCTGGTTTCGAATGTCCACCGGAAGCCATACTGCTTTCAGTATTACTGTTATATTACATAGCAGTGGCTTCTGGTTTCGAATGTCCACCGGAAGCCAAACAATTGTACTACAAGGTCGGTGAAAACAAAGAGTGCATGAAATGTTCACCTGGATATTATTGGCTCCACCACTGCATTTTTAACTTGACTAACGCAGTCTGCACGCCATGTCCGAAAGGCTCATATTCTCCATGCAACAATATTGCCCTTGCATGTGAACGCTGCGACACCCATTGTCCAGGGTTTAGCAATCAAGATGCGTATAAAGACAGGGAATATATCAGTGAAGCATGCACTGCCATCTCCAACATAAAATGTTCTTGTAGACAATCATATTACAAAGAACCCGGGGAAGATGGGATGTGTACGGAAAAACAACCATGCCCTCCTGGGAGTGGAGTGCTTCGAAAAGGTACAGTGGAGTTTTGTGACAAAGTAATGATTAAGTACTGATTATCATGTAAATCACACATAACACTTTGTAtctaacaaaatcaaaatatactttGGGCTGTGTAAATAAATTTGTACGTATGGGTCGTTTGGTTAGcttctaaatgttaagtttgttgGAGTGTATCTGGTTAATAATGAGATTAAACCATCGTTAAGTTTGTGAATCTGTCTAACAGCTCAATATGACAGtgtttcaaaccaaatatatctAATTATTTTCGAAAATTAAGCGCCAGAACGTTTTGATCTACAAATATTGGAAAACAGGTATAAAGTTggttaaaaagaaataagacTCAACCATGTTCCTCTTTCAGCAACAGACAAGTCCCAGACTCAATGCCAGGTATGCTCGGTCGGCAAAACGTTCTCAAATATCACATCACTCAGTGAACCATGTCAGAACTGTACCGTCTGTGCCCCGGGAGAACACATGCTTCAGGACTGCACCTTGTCTAGAGACCGAGTTTGTGGCCAGGCATCAACAACAGGTATCTGAGAAAATTTAAGTGTTACGCTTATAGTTTCAGTGATCATTCTGCGATAGATTTTGAACTGTTTTGAGTAAAATGTGGAGGTCATAAGAAGTCAACACGTACACGCACatactttaatataattgtttagcCTTTCAGAGACTGAGACCGGTAGTCATTTAATTACACTCTTATCATGCGTCCTTGTCGCTGCAATACTTTTAAACATCCCGCATTGGGTGTAGCGAATGTGGCTAATATTCATCAAAAGTGATAAATGTCAACTTATCTCTTTCAGTTTCAGTTGATGCAAATTCGCCAAAAGGCGATTCTACAGTGACGATCGTGGCCATATCAGCAGCAGCTTCTGCTGTCGTTGTCATAGTAGCCATAATTGTTGTTATCTGTGTAGTAAGAAGAACAGAATGCGGACGTGACTTATGGAGAAGATGGTTCGGCAATAATCAGGCATTGCTTGGAAGCAGATACTCAAGCAATATATGTAAGTTTTATCGTTAAAATCGAAACTTTCTTTATCGAATACCCTTAAGTAATGACTTAATTACGTTCTCAACTAGTCTAAACTGATGAGCCTTACATGATTCAGTTTGTTTACTGGTTTTAGTCTGTTACCGTCATATCATGTCATATAAAATACAGTAGTGATATATAGATAATCAGATATGTTATGTTTAAGAGCACGAATGTACTAACACgtaattacttaaaaaaaatggtgtAGTCAACTGGTGTTTGCATATTGAGTGTAGAAAGACTGTTAACTGGCAcaatttggataaaatatttagaaataaaaaattaatCGAAATATTAAAGATCTAAACAAGGTTTGTTCCCTTTCCATATACAATATACTCAGAATTCAAATAGTCTAGTCAGTtgaataagcattttataaTTTTCTCGAAAATCGAGGGCCAGGCGAATGCTCATATCTAATATCGTAATTATATTGTCAGTGCATGTACACGTATCTTTTTTATAGGAGCAACTTTTTTAACGGGACAGTTCTTATATTTTCTATgaacatataaattatattttataggtAGATGGCCATCCAGGCGACCGACCGACAAGGAGTTAGGAATAATTGCCGATTGTTTTACTGGAGACTATCAGATACTTGCTACACAACTGAATGTATTGCAGCCACGTGTTTATCAGATACAACGTGATAATAGCCAAGACATCCATTCGCAAGTGCTTGGCGTTCTTTCGGCCTGGGCGAAAGCCGCGGAATCTGCTACTTTGGCAGATTTAGAGACTACAATGCGGAACGTGCAATCTCTGAATTTCGATTGGGTAAATGCCAATGAAAAGTTGAACGTCGAGCAGTAAGATGTTTTAAATGCTCAGCTATAAACCAGCACTTGCCCTATGAAAAAAATGTCGCAAAAAGAGACACATTAATAAAAAACTTCATTCACatggaacaaaatataaacaggaaaaataaattattgcatCAACAGCAAGTATGCTATGAATGTTCATAAATACATTACCGTTCTTACACAAATTGCATGCAAAACAGAGTATGTGCAtttcttcatttgtttgtttgggACTGACTAAGAGGAAGCCCATCCAATAATCATCTACAAAGACCACTCAGTACGCTGTGTATGACCTAAACTatctattgttttgtattatgtgtGTATCCATAGGTATATAACGTTAATTTTGTACATGCATTCATTATCGTGTTATTTATTTGTGCATTTCTTGACGTAATGCTTAAACGTTAGCTATTGATTTATCTATATGCTGTATATGCATAAGATAATAAACATGCcgctctgttctgttctgtataacAGTGTAATGACGTATGTATATTAACTTGTATATTTCAGTGTTACTTTGTAGAGCATTTGATGAGCATTAATTTGTGATGAATCGTAAGACATGCTATGcaatattgtgttaaatctaGTAGGCAGTACTTTGTTGGGTAAGATGTTTTGTGGAGCCTTGAATGTCTTTCTTTGTTAAACTGTGTAACAGTAGATATATATTTGTGGTGCCTTGAATGTATTTCTAAATGTTAAACTGTGTAACAGTAGATCTGTATTTCTTTGTTAAACTGTGTAACAGTATATCTGTATTTGTGGTGCCTTGAATGTATTTCTAAATGTTAAACTGTGTAACAGTAGGTCTGTATTTCTTTGTTAAACTGTGTAGCAGTAGATCTGTATTTGTGGTGCCTTGAATGTGTTTCTTTGTTAAATTGTGTTACAGAAGATCTGTATTTGTGGAGCCTTGAATGTGTTTCTTTGTTAAATTGTGTAACAGTAGATTTATATTTGTGGTGGCTTGAATGTATTTCTTTGTTAAATTGTGTAACAGTAGATTTATATTTGTGATGGCTTGAATGTATTTCTTTGTTAAATTGTGTAACAGTAGATTTATATTTGTGGAGCCTTGAATGTGTTTCTTTGTTAAATTGTGTAACAGTAGATTTATATTTGTGGTGGCTTGAATGTATTTCTGTGTTAAGAAAATGTGATCTAGCTCCGTTTACTCTCTCTTTATTAGTTATTGACCCGGTCTGGAATGATACAGACATTACTGGTTAACACCATAACAAATACTGGCACAATGATTTGTAGGAatgctatttatatatatgtataatcgCAATCCTATGTTAAGTtacgtatatatttatttgtggtGCCATGAATGTGATTTTCCTTGTGGCTTATTGTCTATGATCGATTTATAAACAATGAATTGCAAACTTTTGTTCAGTTGTGACTCTTCAAATTAGAACGGTCTAATAATAATGCAataccagatagccgagctttcttggtatatatatataaagtaaggTTCACTTACTTTCCTCACTACTGCAAAACACTCTAGCTCTAAGTACGCTCTAACTACGTCAaacaggaaagcagagcttCCCCTGAAAGATCGTTAAAGTTGAAACTTACTGTCTCACGGGATAGCTGAGAGCATAGAAGTGTAGGCTTTAAATGAATTATAGTATCTCTCAACAACAACCCGGTCAACACGTTAGCTGTTAACTAAACATTACATCAAAGCAGAGCTTTTCAGTAAAGATAGTTAATATTTTAGACATACAACTACAAAGTTCAAGTCGATGAATACCAAATATACCACTGAGTAGCACTACCAAGCATAAAGAGTCTGGCTCTGGTTGTAAGTAAACGTCCAGCTTCGGATTCAAACATGGGTATTGCTTCAGGCATGGAATGTTTAATGTATCTAATAATCACGGGCCAACAGTTGACTTATCTGCAACTTCACATCAttatgtaagtcatcaaatatttgagatgacaagtTTTTCCACTGAAGGACTACATTCAATATTACTGTCGAAACAAAGTTCTAATCAAGCCAATACTGTTGTATTGATTCTTGGAAGGTTCCAAACGATCACTTTTCGAAACGTTATTTGAATAGCGGAAACATTTATCTACTCGTGATAACATTATGTCACTTTGTGGCACTATGTGCAACTATGGAAgggtatttaagtaaaaaatcaattcatataaatgaattattcttgtatgtaaattacattaatattatggtaaatttatattctatCATTACTGCTAACATGCGCATTCATACTATTGTTACGCACATTTAGAGATGTTACTACATCTTAGTTACAAATAGCTGCCATAtatgatattcatataaatgtattattcttgtatgtaaattacattgatattatggtaaatctttgTTCTATCATTACTGCTTACATGTGCATTCATACAAATGTTACGCACATTTAGAGATTTTACTACTTCTTAATTCCAAATTGCTGCCATATATTAGAAACTTGTTAATTTTAGATTTCATCTACAGACTGACAAATG is from Mya arenaria isolate MELC-2E11 chromosome 9, ASM2691426v1 and encodes:
- the LOC128245571 gene encoding tumor necrosis factor receptor superfamily member 14-like isoform X1 → MKFQRNTEAILLPVLLLYYIAVASGFECPPEAILLSVLLLYYIAVASGFECPPEAILLSVLLLYYIAVASGFECPPEAKQLYYKVGENKECMKCSPGYYWLHHCIFNLTNAVCTPCPKGSYSPCNNIALACERCDTHCPGFSNQDAYKDREYISEACTAISNIKCSCRQSYYKEPGEDGMCTEKQPCPPGSGVLRKATDKSQTQCQVCSVGKTFSNITSLSEPCQNCTVCAPGEHMLQDCTLSRDRVCGQASTTVSVDANSPKGDSTVTIVAISAAASAVVVIVAIIVVICVVRRTECGRDLWRRWFGNNQALLGSRYSSNICRWPSRRPTDKELGIIADCFTGDYQILATQLNVLQPRVYQIQRDNSQDIHSQVLGVLSAWAKAAESATLADLETTMRNVQSLNFDWVNANEKLNVEQ
- the LOC128245571 gene encoding uncharacterized protein LOC128245571 isoform X2, with translation MKFQRNTEAILLPVLLLYYIAVASGFECPPEAILLSVLLLYYIAVASGFECPPEAILLSVLLLYYIAVASGFECPPEAKQLYYKVGENKECMKCSPGYYWLHHCIFNLTNAVCTPCPKGSYSPCNNIALACERCDTHCPGFSNQDAYKDREYISEACTAISNIKCSCRQSYYKEPGEDGMCTEKQPCPPGSGVLRKATDKSQTQCQVCSVGKTFSNITSLSEPCQNCTVCAPGEHMLQDCTLSRDRVCGQASTTVDANSPKGDSTVTIVAISAAASAVVVIVAIIVVICVVRRTECGRDLWRRWFGNNQALLGSRYSSNICRWPSRRPTDKELGIIADCFTGDYQILATQLNVLQPRVYQIQRDNSQDIHSQVLGVLSAWAKAAESATLADLETTMRNVQSLNFDWVNANEKLNVEQ